In Eublepharis macularius isolate TG4126 chromosome 4, MPM_Emac_v1.0, whole genome shotgun sequence, the following are encoded in one genomic region:
- the LOC129329127 gene encoding zinc finger protein 883-like isoform X2: MNLASLGLVIPKPECASWPKEKEDPFGEVSKEGNSLAGLVVAPADLPSCLEEGEDPFVQDSQQGARAAADDDLREHNKEGKYGRKIEVKHKQQKKCVSLIGANINVNDLTSSEGIHTGKKPYKCSECGKSFTVKCSLVSHQSIHTGEMPYKCFECGKSFRLSKSLLLHKRIHTGEKPYKCSECGKAFTNSSGLVSHQRIHTGEKPYKCEICGKSFTGSSSLVSHQRIHAGEKPYKCSVCGKSFTDKAKLVSHQRTHTGEKPYSCSECGKSFSEKKYLASHQSIHTEEKPYKCSECGKSFRLSNSLLLHKRLHTGEKPYKCLECGKDFTNCSALVSHQRIHTGEKPYKCWICGKSFTASSSLVSHQRIHTGEKPYKCSVCGKRFRNNSPLAYHLSVHTGELPFKCSECGKGFRSSTDLISHQIIHTEEKPFKCSECGKTFMRSSDLACHQRIHTGHKPYKCSECGMAFMHSSALASHRRIHTGEKPYKCSECGKSFTTSSNLSSHQRIHKGDKPYKCSECGMSFTHSSALASHRRIHTGEKPYKCSECGKSFRTSSNLSSHQRIHTGEKPYKCSESGDLVPGVRPRVLAAASLDVPAEQGTGLEILPEGGSPDAFVTNTPLLGTIPREIQPVVRF, translated from the exons ATGAACCTGGCCTCTCTCG GGCTTGTGATTCCCAAACCTGAGTGTGCCTCCTGGCCGAAAGAAAAGGAAGATCCATTCGGAGAGGTTTCCAAAGAGGGAAACAGCTTGGCAG GACTCGTGGTTGCCCCCGCTGACCTCCCCTCCTGCCTCGAAGAAGGGGAAGACCCATTTGTGCAGGACTCTCAGCAAGGAGCGAGAGCAGCAGCTGACG ATGATCTGAGGGAGCACAACAAAGAAGGAAAGTATGGAAGAAAAATTGAAGTAAAGCATAAGCAGCAGAAGAAATGCGTTTCGTTGATCGGAGCCAATATCAACGTAAATGACCTTACCAGCTCTGAGGGaatccacacagggaagaaaccatataaatgttctgaatgtggaaagagcttcacagTCAAGTGTTCATTAGTTTCCCATCAAAGCATCCACACAGGGGAAATGccttataaatgttttgaatgtggaaagagcttcagactCAGCAAATCCCTACTTTTAcataaaagaatccacacaggggagaaaccatataaatgttcagaatgtggaaaggcTTTCACAAACAGCTCAGGTCttgtttcccatcaaagaatccacactggagagaagccatataaatgcgagatatgtggaaagagcttcacagGCAGCTCATCCCTAgtttctcatcaaagaattcatgccggcgagaaaccatataaatgttctgtgtgtggaaagagcttcacagACAAGGCAAAACtagtttcccatcaaagaacccacacaggggagaaaccatatagctgttctgagtgtggaaagagcttcagtgaaAAAAAGTACCTGGCTTCCCATCAAAGCATCCACACAGaggaaaagccatataaatgctctgaatgtggaaagagcttcagactCAGCAACTCTCTACTTTTACATAAAAGactccacactggggagaaaccatataaatgtttggaatgtggaaagGATTTCACAAACTGCTCAGCTCttgtttcccatcaaagaatccacactggagagaaaccatataaatgctggatatgtggaaagagcttcacagCCAGCTCATCCCtagtttcccatcaaagaatccacactggagagaaaccctataaatgttcTGTGTGTGGAAAGAGGTTCAGAAACAACTCTCCCCTGGCTTACCATCTATCTGTCCACACAGGGGAGCTCCCATTTAAATGCTCTGAATGTGGAAAGGGCTTCAGATCCAGCACAGATCTTATTTCCCATCAAATAATacacacagaggagaaaccatttaaatgctcagaatgtggaaagactTTCATGCGCAGCTCAGACCTTGcttgccatcaaagaatccacacaggtcacaaaccatataaatgctcagaatgtggaatggCTTTCATGCACAGCTCAGCTCTTGCTTCCCATCGAAGAATCCATaccggagagaaaccatataaatgctcagaatgtggaaagagctttacgaCAAGTTCAAatctttcttcccatcaaagaatacacaaAGGTGACAAACCATATAagtgctcagaatgtggaatgtCTTTCACGCACAGCTCAGCTCTTGcttcccatcgaagaattcaTACcggagagaaaccctataaatgctcagaatgtggaaagagctttaggaCAAGTTCAaacctttcttcccatcaaagaatccacacaggagaaaaaccatataaatgctcagaatctGGTGATCTTGTGCCAGGGGTCAGGCCCAGGGTTCTGGCTGCTGCCAGTCTTGATGTTCCAGCAGAGCAGGGGACAGGCCTTGAGATTCTGCCGGAAGGAGGCTCCCCAGATGCCTTTGTAACGAACACGCCACTTCTGGGAACGATTCCTAGAGAAATACAACCTGTAGTGAGATTCTAG
- the LOC129329127 gene encoding zinc finger protein 260-like isoform X1 gives MESRAGESQPETGVQAEGFPQSQAGDVKREEQDPSEEEKEAQTVPWQRLFHGEVKQEGDGGAPSLAPGTIPGRYIGPSLQCDGANTPSVQPDQVLVTFADVSVDFSEEEWALLDPGQRALHREVTEENYMNLASLGLVIPKPECASWPKEKEDPFGEVSKEGNSLAGLVVAPADLPSCLEEGEDPFVQDSQQGARAAADDDLREHNKEGKYGRKIEVKHKQQKKCVSLIGANINVNDLTSSEGIHTGKKPYKCSECGKSFTVKCSLVSHQSIHTGEMPYKCFECGKSFRLSKSLLLHKRIHTGEKPYKCSECGKAFTNSSGLVSHQRIHTGEKPYKCEICGKSFTGSSSLVSHQRIHAGEKPYKCSVCGKSFTDKAKLVSHQRTHTGEKPYSCSECGKSFSEKKYLASHQSIHTEEKPYKCSECGKSFRLSNSLLLHKRLHTGEKPYKCLECGKDFTNCSALVSHQRIHTGEKPYKCWICGKSFTASSSLVSHQRIHTGEKPYKCSVCGKRFRNNSPLAYHLSVHTGELPFKCSECGKGFRSSTDLISHQIIHTEEKPFKCSECGKTFMRSSDLACHQRIHTGHKPYKCSECGMAFMHSSALASHRRIHTGEKPYKCSECGKSFTTSSNLSSHQRIHKGDKPYKCSECGMSFTHSSALASHRRIHTGEKPYKCSECGKSFRTSSNLSSHQRIHTGEKPYKCSESGDLVPGVRPRVLAAASLDVPAEQGTGLEILPEGGSPDAFVTNTPLLGTIPREIQPVVRF, from the exons ATGGAGAGCCGGGCCGGGGAGTCCCAGCCAGAGACCGGCGTCCAGGCAGAAGGCTTCCCCCAGAGCCAGGCGGGGGACGTGAAGCGGGAAGAGCAG GACCCAtcggaagaagaaaaagaggctCAGACGGTGCCATGGCAGAGATTATTCCATGGGGAGGTCAAGCAGGAGGGCGATGGAGGGGCCCCTTCGCTGG CTCCTGGAACGATACCGGGTAGATATATTGGGCCTTCCCTTCAGTGTGATGGAGCAAACACGCCCTCTGTGCAGCCAGATCAG GTTCTGGTGACCTTTGCGGATGTGTCTGTGGATTTCTCGGAGGAGGAGTGGGCGCTGCTGGATCCGGGCCAAAGGGCTCTGCACAGGGAAGTCACGGAGGAGAACTACATGAACCTGGCCTCTCTCG GGCTTGTGATTCCCAAACCTGAGTGTGCCTCCTGGCCGAAAGAAAAGGAAGATCCATTCGGAGAGGTTTCCAAAGAGGGAAACAGCTTGGCAG GACTCGTGGTTGCCCCCGCTGACCTCCCCTCCTGCCTCGAAGAAGGGGAAGACCCATTTGTGCAGGACTCTCAGCAAGGAGCGAGAGCAGCAGCTGACG ATGATCTGAGGGAGCACAACAAAGAAGGAAAGTATGGAAGAAAAATTGAAGTAAAGCATAAGCAGCAGAAGAAATGCGTTTCGTTGATCGGAGCCAATATCAACGTAAATGACCTTACCAGCTCTGAGGGaatccacacagggaagaaaccatataaatgttctgaatgtggaaagagcttcacagTCAAGTGTTCATTAGTTTCCCATCAAAGCATCCACACAGGGGAAATGccttataaatgttttgaatgtggaaagagcttcagactCAGCAAATCCCTACTTTTAcataaaagaatccacacaggggagaaaccatataaatgttcagaatgtggaaaggcTTTCACAAACAGCTCAGGTCttgtttcccatcaaagaatccacactggagagaagccatataaatgcgagatatgtggaaagagcttcacagGCAGCTCATCCCTAgtttctcatcaaagaattcatgccggcgagaaaccatataaatgttctgtgtgtggaaagagcttcacagACAAGGCAAAACtagtttcccatcaaagaacccacacaggggagaaaccatatagctgttctgagtgtggaaagagcttcagtgaaAAAAAGTACCTGGCTTCCCATCAAAGCATCCACACAGaggaaaagccatataaatgctctgaatgtggaaagagcttcagactCAGCAACTCTCTACTTTTACATAAAAGactccacactggggagaaaccatataaatgtttggaatgtggaaagGATTTCACAAACTGCTCAGCTCttgtttcccatcaaagaatccacactggagagaaaccatataaatgctggatatgtggaaagagcttcacagCCAGCTCATCCCtagtttcccatcaaagaatccacactggagagaaaccctataaatgttcTGTGTGTGGAAAGAGGTTCAGAAACAACTCTCCCCTGGCTTACCATCTATCTGTCCACACAGGGGAGCTCCCATTTAAATGCTCTGAATGTGGAAAGGGCTTCAGATCCAGCACAGATCTTATTTCCCATCAAATAATacacacagaggagaaaccatttaaatgctcagaatgtggaaagactTTCATGCGCAGCTCAGACCTTGcttgccatcaaagaatccacacaggtcacaaaccatataaatgctcagaatgtggaatggCTTTCATGCACAGCTCAGCTCTTGCTTCCCATCGAAGAATCCATaccggagagaaaccatataaatgctcagaatgtggaaagagctttacgaCAAGTTCAAatctttcttcccatcaaagaatacacaaAGGTGACAAACCATATAagtgctcagaatgtggaatgtCTTTCACGCACAGCTCAGCTCTTGcttcccatcgaagaattcaTACcggagagaaaccctataaatgctcagaatgtggaaagagctttaggaCAAGTTCAaacctttcttcccatcaaagaatccacacaggagaaaaaccatataaatgctcagaatctGGTGATCTTGTGCCAGGGGTCAGGCCCAGGGTTCTGGCTGCTGCCAGTCTTGATGTTCCAGCAGAGCAGGGGACAGGCCTTGAGATTCTGCCGGAAGGAGGCTCCCCAGATGCCTTTGTAACGAACACGCCACTTCTGGGAACGATTCCTAGAGAAATACAACCTGTAGTGAGATTCTAG
- the LOC129329127 gene encoding zinc finger protein 850-like isoform X4: protein MPYKCFECGKSFRVSNSLLLHKRIHTGEKPYKCSECGKCFTQSSGLVSHQRIHTGEKPYKCWICGKSFTFSSSLVSHQRIHAGEKPYKCSVCGKSFTVKAKLVSHQRIHTGEKPYSCSECGKSFSEKKYLASHESIHTEEKPYKCSECGKSFRLSKSLLLHKRIHTGEKPHKCSECGMAFTNCSALVSHQRIHTGEKPYKCWICGKSFTASSSLLSHQRIHTGEKPYKCSVCGKRFRNNSPLAYHLSGHTGELPFKCSECGKGFRSSTDLISHQITHTEEKPFKCSECGKTFMRSSDLACHQRIHTGKKPYKCSECGKSFTVKCSLVSHQSIHTGEMPYKCFECGKSFRLSKSLLLHKRIHTGEKPYKCSECGKAFTNSSGLVSHQRIHTGEKPYKCEICGKSFTGSSSLVSHQRIHAGEKPYKCSVCGKSFTDKAKLVSHQRTHTGEKPYSCSECGKSFSEKKYLASHQSIHTEEKPYKCSECGKSFRLSNSLLLHKRLHTGEKPYKCLECGKDFTNCSALVSHQRIHTGEKPYKCWICGKSFTASSSLVSHQRIHTGEKPYKCSVCGKRFRNNSPLAYHLSVHTGELPFKCSECGKGFRSSTDLISHQIIHTEEKPFKCSECGKTFMRSSDLACHQRIHTGHKPYKCSECGMAFMHSSALASHRRIHTGEKPYKCSECGKSFTTSSNLSSHQRIHKGDKPYKCSECGMSFTHSSALASHRRIHTGEKPYKCSECGKSFRTSSNLSSHQRIHTGEKPYKCSESGDLVPGVRPRVLAAASLDVPAEQGTGLEILPEGGSPDAFVTNTPLLGTIPREIQPVVRF, encoded by the exons atgccttataaatgttttgaatgtggaaagagcttcagagtCAGCAACTCCCTACTTTTAcataaaagaatccacacaggggagaaaccatataaatgttcagaatgtggaaagtgtTTTACGCAGAGTTCAGGTCttgtttcccatcaaagaatccacactggagagaaaccatataaatgctggatatgtggaaagagcttcacatTCAGCTCATCCCtagtttcccatcaaagaattcacgctggggagaaaccatataaatgttcagtgtgtggaaagagcttcacagTCAAGGCAAAACtagtttcccatcaaagaatccacacaggggagaaaccatatagctgttctgagtgtggaaagagcttcagtgagAAAAAATATCTGGCTTCCCATGAAAGCATCCACAcagaggagaagccatataaatgctctgaatgtggaaagagcttcagactCAGCAAATCCCTACTTTTAcataaaagaatccacacaggggagaaaccacataaatgttcagaatgtggaatGGCTTTCACAAACTGCTCAGCTCttgtttcccatcaaagaatccacactggagagaagccatataaatgctggatatgtggaaagagcttcacagCCAGCTCATCCCTactttcccatcaaagaatccacactggagagaaaccctataaatgttcTGTGTGTGGAAAGAGGTTCAGAAACAACTCTCCACTGGCTTACCATCTATCTGGCCACACAGGAGAGCTCCCATTTAAATGCTCTGAATGTGGAAAGGGCTTCAGATCCAGCACAGATCTTATTTCTCATCAAATAacacacacagaggagaaaccatttaaatgctcagaatgtggaaagactTTCATGCGTAGCTCAGACCTTGcttgccatcaaagaatccacacag ggaagaaaccatataaatgttctgaatgtggaaagagcttcacagTCAAGTGTTCATTAGTTTCCCATCAAAGCATCCACACAGGGGAAATGccttataaatgttttgaatgtggaaagagcttcagactCAGCAAATCCCTACTTTTAcataaaagaatccacacaggggagaaaccatataaatgttcagaatgtggaaaggcTTTCACAAACAGCTCAGGTCttgtttcccatcaaagaatccacactggagagaagccatataaatgcgagatatgtggaaagagcttcacagGCAGCTCATCCCTAgtttctcatcaaagaattcatgccggcgagaaaccatataaatgttctgtgtgtggaaagagcttcacagACAAGGCAAAACtagtttcccatcaaagaacccacacaggggagaaaccatatagctgttctgagtgtggaaagagcttcagtgaaAAAAAGTACCTGGCTTCCCATCAAAGCATCCACACAGaggaaaagccatataaatgctctgaatgtggaaagagcttcagactCAGCAACTCTCTACTTTTACATAAAAGactccacactggggagaaaccatataaatgtttggaatgtggaaagGATTTCACAAACTGCTCAGCTCttgtttcccatcaaagaatccacactggagagaaaccatataaatgctggatatgtggaaagagcttcacagCCAGCTCATCCCtagtttcccatcaaagaatccacactggagagaaaccctataaatgttcTGTGTGTGGAAAGAGGTTCAGAAACAACTCTCCCCTGGCTTACCATCTATCTGTCCACACAGGGGAGCTCCCATTTAAATGCTCTGAATGTGGAAAGGGCTTCAGATCCAGCACAGATCTTATTTCCCATCAAATAATacacacagaggagaaaccatttaaatgctcagaatgtggaaagactTTCATGCGCAGCTCAGACCTTGcttgccatcaaagaatccacacaggtcacaaaccatataaatgctcagaatgtggaatggCTTTCATGCACAGCTCAGCTCTTGCTTCCCATCGAAGAATCCATaccggagagaaaccatataaatgctcagaatgtggaaagagctttacgaCAAGTTCAAatctttcttcccatcaaagaatacacaaAGGTGACAAACCATATAagtgctcagaatgtggaatgtCTTTCACGCACAGCTCAGCTCTTGcttcccatcgaagaattcaTACcggagagaaaccctataaatgctcagaatgtggaaagagctttaggaCAAGTTCAaacctttcttcccatcaaagaatccacacaggagaaaaaccatataaatgctcagaatctGGTGATCTTGTGCCAGGGGTCAGGCCCAGGGTTCTGGCTGCTGCCAGTCTTGATGTTCCAGCAGAGCAGGGGACAGGCCTTGAGATTCTGCCGGAAGGAGGCTCCCCAGATGCCTTTGTAACGAACACGCCACTTCTGGGAACGATTCCTAGAGAAATACAACCTGTAGTGAGATTCTAG
- the LOC129329127 gene encoding zinc finger protein 850-like isoform X5 — translation MPYKCFECGKSFRVSNSLLLHKRIHTGEKPYKCSECGKCFTQSSGLVSHQRIHTGEKPYKCWICGKSFTFSSSLVSHQRIHAGEKPYKCSVCGKSFTVKAKLVSHQRIHTGEKPYSCSECGKSFSEKKYLASHESIHTEEKPYKCSECGKSFRLSKSLLLHKRIHTGEKPHKCSECGMAFTNCSALVSHQRIHTGEKPYKCWICGKSFTASSSLLSHQRIHTGEKPYKCSVCGKRFRNNSPLAYHLSGHTGELPFKCSECGKGFRSSTDLISHQITHTEEKPFKCSECGKTFMRSSDLACHQRIHTGDKPYKCSECGMSFKHSSALASHRRIHTGEKPYQCSECGKSFRRSTHLSSHQRIHTGEKPYKCSECGKSFRLSKSLLLHKRIHTGEKPYKCSECGKAFTNSSGLVSHQRIHTGEKPYKCEICGKSFTGSSSLVSHQRIHAGEKPYKCSVCGKSFTDKAKLVSHQRTHTGEKPYSCSECGKSFSEKKYLASHQSIHTEEKPYKCSECGKSFRLSNSLLLHKRLHTGEKPYKCLECGKDFTNCSALVSHQRIHTGEKPYKCWICGKSFTASSSLVSHQRIHTGEKPYKCSVCGKRFRNNSPLAYHLSVHTGELPFKCSECGKGFRSSTDLISHQIIHTEEKPFKCSECGKTFMRSSDLACHQRIHTGHKPYKCSECGMAFMHSSALASHRRIHTGEKPYKCSECGKSFTTSSNLSSHQRIHKGDKPYKCSECGMSFTHSSALASHRRIHTGEKPYKCSECGKSFRTSSNLSSHQRIHTGEKPYKCSESGDLVPGVRPRVLAAASLDVPAEQGTGLEILPEGGSPDAFVTNTPLLGTIPREIQPVVRF, via the exons atgccttataaatgttttgaatgtggaaagagcttcagagtCAGCAACTCCCTACTTTTAcataaaagaatccacacaggggagaaaccatataaatgttcagaatgtggaaagtgtTTTACGCAGAGTTCAGGTCttgtttcccatcaaagaatccacactggagagaaaccatataaatgctggatatgtggaaagagcttcacatTCAGCTCATCCCtagtttcccatcaaagaattcacgctggggagaaaccatataaatgttcagtgtgtggaaagagcttcacagTCAAGGCAAAACtagtttcccatcaaagaatccacacaggggagaaaccatatagctgttctgagtgtggaaagagcttcagtgagAAAAAATATCTGGCTTCCCATGAAAGCATCCACAcagaggagaagccatataaatgctctgaatgtggaaagagcttcagactCAGCAAATCCCTACTTTTAcataaaagaatccacacaggggagaaaccacataaatgttcagaatgtggaatGGCTTTCACAAACTGCTCAGCTCttgtttcccatcaaagaatccacactggagagaagccatataaatgctggatatgtggaaagagcttcacagCCAGCTCATCCCTactttcccatcaaagaatccacactggagagaaaccctataaatgttcTGTGTGTGGAAAGAGGTTCAGAAACAACTCTCCACTGGCTTACCATCTATCTGGCCACACAGGAGAGCTCCCATTTAAATGCTCTGAATGTGGAAAGGGCTTCAGATCCAGCACAGATCTTATTTCTCATCAAATAacacacacagaggagaaaccatttaaatgctcagaatgtggaaagactTTCATGCGTAGCTCAGACCTTGcttgccatcaaagaatccacacaggtgacaaaccatataaatgctcagaatgtggaatgtCTTTCAAGCACAGCTCAGCTCTTGcttcccatcgaagaattcataccggagagaaaccatatcaatgctcagaatgtggaaagagctttaggaGAAGTACAcacctttcttcccatcaaagaatccacacaggagaaaaaccatataaatgctc tgaatgtggaaagagcttcagactCAGCAAATCCCTACTTTTAcataaaagaatccacacaggggagaaaccatataaatgttcagaatgtggaaaggcTTTCACAAACAGCTCAGGTCttgtttcccatcaaagaatccacactggagagaagccatataaatgcgagatatgtggaaagagcttcacagGCAGCTCATCCCTAgtttctcatcaaagaattcatgccggcgagaaaccatataaatgttctgtgtgtggaaagagcttcacagACAAGGCAAAACtagtttcccatcaaagaacccacacaggggagaaaccatatagctgttctgagtgtggaaagagcttcagtgaaAAAAAGTACCTGGCTTCCCATCAAAGCATCCACACAGaggaaaagccatataaatgctctgaatgtggaaagagcttcagactCAGCAACTCTCTACTTTTACATAAAAGactccacactggggagaaaccatataaatgtttggaatgtggaaagGATTTCACAAACTGCTCAGCTCttgtttcccatcaaagaatccacactggagagaaaccatataaatgctggatatgtggaaagagcttcacagCCAGCTCATCCCtagtttcccatcaaagaatccacactggagagaaaccctataaatgttcTGTGTGTGGAAAGAGGTTCAGAAACAACTCTCCCCTGGCTTACCATCTATCTGTCCACACAGGGGAGCTCCCATTTAAATGCTCTGAATGTGGAAAGGGCTTCAGATCCAGCACAGATCTTATTTCCCATCAAATAATacacacagaggagaaaccatttaaatgctcagaatgtggaaagactTTCATGCGCAGCTCAGACCTTGcttgccatcaaagaatccacacaggtcacaaaccatataaatgctcagaatgtggaatggCTTTCATGCACAGCTCAGCTCTTGCTTCCCATCGAAGAATCCATaccggagagaaaccatataaatgctcagaatgtggaaagagctttacgaCAAGTTCAAatctttcttcccatcaaagaatacacaaAGGTGACAAACCATATAagtgctcagaatgtggaatgtCTTTCACGCACAGCTCAGCTCTTGcttcccatcgaagaattcaTACcggagagaaaccctataaatgctcagaatgtggaaagagctttaggaCAAGTTCAaacctttcttcccatcaaagaatccacacaggagaaaaaccatataaatgctcagaatctGGTGATCTTGTGCCAGGGGTCAGGCCCAGGGTTCTGGCTGCTGCCAGTCTTGATGTTCCAGCAGAGCAGGGGACAGGCCTTGAGATTCTGCCGGAAGGAGGCTCCCCAGATGCCTTTGTAACGAACACGCCACTTCTGGGAACGATTCCTAGAGAAATACAACCTGTAGTGAGATTCTAG